A window of Marinobacter sp. F4206 genomic DNA:
CGGATGATCCCGCTTGAGCACCCGTACATCATCAACATGCTCGATCACCGGGATGACCTCCAGAACCTCGGCAACTTTGTCCGTATTGCCGTTGAGGTGGAAGAAGGCGATATCTTCAGCGCCGAGTACATGGAGACCCTCAAACAGATCACTGATGAGGTGTTCTATCTGGACGGCGTTGACCGTTCGGGGCTCAAATCCATGTGGACGTCCAACGTCCGCTGGGTAGAGGTGACCGAGCAGGGGTTCCAAGGCGGTACTGTCATTCCCGATAACTATGACGGCTCTGAGACCAGCCTGGAACAGCTGCGCCAGAACGCGTTGCGTTCCAACGAAGTGGGGCGTCTGATCGCGGACAACTTCAAGTCCACCATCGTGTACGCGCCGCTCTACGAGAAGAATCCGGAAACCGGCCAGCCGCTCGACTATGGGGAGTTTTCCCGTCAGCTCGAGGAAAAGATTCGTCAGAAGTACGAAGCGCAAAACCCGAACGTCGAGATTCACATTGTCGGCTTTGCCAAGAAAGTGGGCGACCTGATTGAGGGCATCGGGTCAATCGCCTGGTTTGCGGGCATCACCATTGTGCTGACCACACTGCTGCTGTTCTGGTACTCCCGCTCCATCACCGGCACGCTGGTACCGGTGTTCACGTCGATTATCGCGGTGTTCTGGCAGCTTGGCGCACTGCGCCTGCTTGGGTATGGCCTGGATCCGTATTCGGTTCTGGTTCCTTTCCTGGTGTTTGCAATCGGGATCAGTCACGGGGTTCAGATCGTAAATGCCATGGCGGTAGAGGCGGCCAAAGGCTTTGATTCTGTTACCGCTGCGCGCCTGGCATTCCGTGCCTTGTACATTCCGGGCATGCTGGCGCTGATTTCCGACGCCTTCGGCTTCCTGACGCTGTTCTTCATTGAAATTGATGTGATCCGGGATCTGGCTGTCGCAGCCGGTATCGGTGTTGCCTTCGTCATCATCACTAACCTGGTGTTGCACGTCCTGATCATGTCCTACGTCGGCATTTCCAAGGGCGGTGTCCGTCATGTCCAGAACCACGGCGAAAAACAGGATCGCAAGTGGCGGGTCCTGTCGTATTTCTCCCATCCTGGCGTGGCCCCCATCTCACTGCTGATCGCGGTGATTGGTCTTGGGCTTGGCCTTTACTACAAGCAGGATCTGAAGGTAGGTGACCTGGATCGCGGTGCGCCCGAGTTGCGTGCAGATTCCCGCTACAACAAGGACAATGCCTTCATCATTGATAACTATTCCACCAGTGCCGATGTACTCGTGGTGATGGTGAAAACGCCGGTTGAGCAGTGCACCCAGCATGATGTGCTGCGAGCCATGGACAGCCTCCAGTGGGAGTTGCAGAACACACCGGGCGTTCAGTCCTCCGCGTCATTGGCGGACGTCTCCAAGATCGTGACCAAGGCGTTGAACGAAGGTAACTGGAAGTGGTTCGAGATTTCCCGTAACCAGACCATCATCAATGCGTCTATCCGGAACGCCCCCTCGGGCCTGATCAACACCGACTGCAGTCTCACGCCGGTGCTGGTGTTCCTGGAGGATCACAAGGCTGAAACGCTCCAGACCGTGGTAGAACGGGTGGAGGAGTTTGCGTCCAACAACAGCAACGAGGACCACACCTTCTTGCTGGCAGCGGGCAATGCGGGCGTTGAGGCGGCCACCAATGAGGTCATTTCCAGCGCCAAAGACAAGATGCTGATCATGGTCTACGGTGTGGTGAGTTTGCTGTGTCTGCTCACGTTCCGCTCTGTTCGCGCCGTGCTGTGTATCGTTGTCCCGCTGGGGCTGACCTCAGTCCTGTGTGAGGCGATCATGGCGGTGTCCGGTATCGGTATCAAGGTTGCGACCCTGCCGGTGATTGCTCTGGGTGTCGGTATTGGTGTGGACTACGGTATCTACATCTACAGCAAGCTTGAGAAGTTCCTGCTGGAAGGGAAGACCCTCCAGGATGCGTACTTCGAGACCCTGCGCTCAACCGGTAAGGCGGTAATGTTCACCGGTGTAACCCTGGGTCTCGGCGTAGTGACCTGGATTTTCTCGCCGATCAAGTTCCAGGCCGATATGGGCTTCCTGCTGTTCTTCATGTTCCTCTGGAACATGGTGGGAGCTATCTGGCTGTTGCCGGCCCTGGCGCGCTTCCTGCTGCGCCCGGACCGCATGCTGGCCAAGGCCCGCGCCTCGAAATAAGCCTTTCGGGGACCTGCAAAAAAGCCCGCTCTGCGGGCTTTTTTGTTGTCTGGTCAAAAGGTTAGCCGGTAAAGTCGCACTTTATTTCTAATCTGAACTGGTCTATGTTCTAAGACGAACCACAAGCTTGTCTCCAGGAAACGACGGGCTTTTTACGACAACTATCAGAAGAAGGAAGAACTCACATGACACTGAAACTAAAGGTATCCGCGCTCGCCGCTGCCGCTGCAGTCAGCTTTGGCGCCGCGTCAACTTCTGTGTCGGCTCAAGAGCAGCGTTTTGTGACCATTGGCACGGGTGGTGTGACAGGCGTTTATTATCCGGCAGGTGGTGCGATCTGCCGTCTGGTCAATATGGACCGGAAAGAACACGGTATTCGATGTTCAGTCGAGAGCACCGGTGGCTCAGTATACAACCTGAACGCGATTCGTCAGGGTGAGCTGGATCTCGCGGTGGCCCAATCAGACTGGCAGTACCATGCCTACAACGGCACCAGCCAGTTCGAGGACGACGGTGCCAACAAGGACTTGCGTGCGGTCTTTTCCCTGCACCCGGAGCCATTCACCGTGGTTGCCAGCAAGGGTTCCGGAATCACCACCTTTGAGGATCTCGAAGGCAAGCGGGTTTCTGTGGGTAACCCCGGTTCTGGTCAGCGCGCCACCGCCGAGGTGCTGATGGATGAAATGGGCTGGACCATGGACAAATTCTCCCTGGCAGCCGAGCTCAAGGCTGCCGAACAGTCCCAGGCTCTGTGCGATGGCAACATCGATGCGTTTTTCTACACCGTCGGCCATCCTTCCGGCTCGATCAAAGAGGCGACCACCTCCTGTGACAGCGTTCTGGTCAACGTTGAGAACGATGCCACCGCGAAGCTGATTTCCGACAACCCGTATTACCGCGAAGCCACCATTCCGGGCGGCATGTACCGTGGTAGTGACGAAGATGTGACCACCTTCGGTGTGGCGGCCACGTTCGTATCGTCCACCGACGTGCCGGACGAGGTCGTTTATGAAGTGGTCAAGGCGGTGTTCGAGAACTTTGACAGCTTCAAGCGTCTGCACCCGGCCTTCGCCAACCTGCAGAAAGAGGAAATGGTATCCGATGCTTTGAGTGCGCCCCTGCACCCAGGCGCTGCGAAGTACTACAAGGAAGCTGGTCTGATCGACTGATCGATAACCGTTCCTGTATGGCTGCTGGTGATCCCTGCCAGCGGCCATCACTGACCCTCCCGTTTTCCTCCGACAGGATTCAGCTATGAGCAATAGCGACCCGAGAGCCGGGAATGATGTCGACAAGCAGAAGGTCGAGGAGTTTCTTCAGACCGAATCCGGTGGAAGAGCCACGACTGGCACAGCTGCTGTTATTCTTTTTGTCGTCCCTCTGCTCTGGTCTCTTTTTCAGCTATGGATAGCATCACCGCTACCGTACATTTTCGAAATCGGCGTCTTTAATTCCACGGAGTCGCGTTCGATTCACCTGGCTTTTGCCGCGTTTTTGGCTTTTGCCGCCTTTCCGATGATTCGCGGCAAGCACGCCAACCATGTCCCGATTTACGACTGGATTCTTGCGCTTGCGGCGGCGTTTGCTGCGTCGTATCTCTATATCTTCTACGATCAGCTCGCGACGCGCCCAGGCGCACCCAATACCCAGGATATGGTCGTTGCCCTGGGCGGGCTTGTTCTGCTACTTGAGGCCACGCGGCGTTCGCTGGGTCTGCCCCTTACCATCGTTGCCGGGGTCTTCATTATTTACTCCCTCGCCGGCCCCTATATGCCCGACGTTATTTCCCATAAGGGTGCAAGCCTGAGCAAGCTGGCGTCACACCAGTGGCTTGGTACTGAAGGGGTGTTTGGCGTTGCGCTGGGGGTTTCAACCAGCTTCGTCTTTCTGTTTGTCCTGTTTGGCGCCTTGCTTGAGCGCGCCGGGGCAGGGAACTATTTCATCAAGGTGGCATATGCGCTACTTGGTCATATGCGCGGGGGGCCGGCCAAGGCCGCGGTGGTATCCAGTGGCCTCAGTGGGGTGATTTCCGGCTCTTCCATTGCCAACGTGGTGACCACTGGCACCTTTACCATTCCGCTGATGAAGCGGGTGGGTTTCCCGGCTACGAAGGCCGGTGCCGTCGAAGTTGCTGCCTCCACCAACGGTCAGCTGACTCCGCCCATCATGGGCGCCGCCGCGTTTCTGATGGTCGAGTACGTGGGTATTTCCTACCTCGAAGTCATCAAGCACGCGATTCTGCCCGCGATGATTTCCTACGTGGCTCTCATCTATATCGTCCATCTCGAGGCCTGCAAGCTCAACATGAAGGGTATCGAGCGCCTCGATCGGCCCACGCTGGCCCAGCGCATGCTCAACTGGGTCGTGATACTGCTGGGGCTGAGCATCCTTACGCTTGTTGTGTATTACGGCATCGGTTGGATGAAAGACTGGTTGGGTGGCGCCGCCATGTGGGTGCTCGCACCCTTGCTGCTGGCGGTCTACGTTGGTCTGGTTGGCTATGCAACCCGTTTCCCCGCGCTGGAGGAGGATGATCCCGAGAAGGCGATGGACGAATTGCCGCCAGTTGGCCCCACGGTTAAGACCGGGCTCTATTTTCTGTTGCCGGTGGTGGTTCTGGTCTGGTGTCTGACCGTTGAGCGGTTTTCTCCGCAGTTGTCTGCATTCTGGGCAACCGTGTTCATGATCTTCATTGTCATTACCCAGGGCCCGCTGAAGGCGTTTTTCCACAAGCGTGGCAACTATGGCGCACAGCTGAAGCAGGGGGGCATCGACCTGGCCCATTCGCTGGTGACCGGCGCTCGCAACATGGTGGGAATCGGGGTGGCAACCGCCACCGCGGGCATTGTCGTGGGTACCGTTACCCTGACCGGCATCGGGCTTGTAATGACCCAGTTTGTGGAGTTCATTTCCGGCGGTAACCTGCTGCTGATGCTGATCTTCACTGCCATCATCAGTCTGATTCTGGGGATGGGGTTGCCGACAACGGCCAACTACATAGTGGTGTCGACCCTGATGGCGCCGGTTATTGTTACATTGGGCGCGGAAAACGGCCTGCTGGTGCCGCTTATCGCGGTGCACCTGTTCGTATTCTATTTCGGGATACTGGCGGACGATACGCCGCCCGTGGGGTTGGCCGCGTACGCCGCGGCCGCGATTTCGGGGGCCGATCCGATACGAACGGGTGTGCAGGGTTTCACCTACGATATCCGGACCGCCATCCTGCCGTTCATGTTCATCTTCAATACCCAGTTGTTGCTGATCGGGCTGACGGGTTGGTTTGACTTGCTGGTGACGATCTTCAGCGCCGTAACGGCGATGCTGGTGTTCTCGGCGGCCACCCAGGGTTTCTGGTTCACCAAGACCCGCTGGTGGGAGACTATTCTGTTGCTGCTGATCACGTTCACGCTGTTCCGGCCCGGTTTCTGGTGGGACATGGTCTATCCGCCGACCGAGAACCGTCCCGGGGCGGAAGTCCTTGAATACGTCGATGAGGTGCCGGCAGGCGAGCCCATCATCGTCCAGGCTTCCGGGATGTCCATCGATGGCGAGGAGGTGTCGAAATACCTCAGACTGCCCCTACCTGAGGCGGAGACACCGGCCCAGCGACTGGCCGAGGCGGGGCTGGAAGTGTCGCCCCAGGGTGAGCAGATGGTTGTCGACTTCGTCAGCTTTGGCAGTATCGCGGAGCAGGCGGGTATCAGCTTCGGTTGGAGCATAGACGCGGTGCAGGTTCAGAAAGAACGTCCGCCGAAGGAGCTGATGTTTATTCCGGCCCTGATACTGCTGGCGCTACTCGCCTTCGGGCAGCTTCGACGGCGGGCCCGCGAGGGAGCACAGCCGAAGTCGGCCTGACGCTGTTTAAGCCAGTCTGATCCGTAAAAACCCGGCATTAACCTGCCGGGTTTTTTTCTGTTAGACTCGCGGTCGAATCGGCCCGCGGTTTGTGTCGTGGAACGCCGTCATCACGTGATCTCTGGTATAGATCACCGCTGAGTAACCAACTGGAGTTTTTTCATGCCCGTCGTAACCTTGCCGGATGGCAGCCATCGCAGTTTTGCAGAACCCGTATCCGTTCATGACGTCGCCGCCGACATTGGCGCTGGTCTGGCCAAGGCCGCACTGGCCGGCCGAGTGAATGGCAAGCTGGTAGACACCAGCTACCGCATTGAAGACGACACCGATCTCGCGATCATCACTGATCGTGACGAGGACGGCGTCGATATCATCCGTCACTCAACGGCCCATCTTCTGGCAATGGCAGTGAAAGAGCTGTTCCCTTCGGCGCAGGTAACCATTGGCCCTGTCGTCGATAACGGCTTTTATTACGACTTCAAATTCGATCGCCCGTTTACCAACGAGGATCTGGAGCGGATCGAAAAACGCATGGAAGAACTGTCCAAGCAGGATATTCCGGTTTCCCGTTCCGTGCTGTCCCGGGATGAGGCGGTGAAGCTGTTCGACGAAATGGGCGAAGAGTATAAAGTCCGTATCATCGAGGACATTCCGGGCAACGAGGACCTTTCCTTCTACCGCCAGGGTGATTTCATTGACCTGTGCCGGGGCCCGCATGTGCCCAGCACCGGCAAGCTCAAGGCGTTCAAGCTGACCAAGGTGGCGGGTGCGTACTGGCGCGGCGATACCAGCAATGAGCAACTGCAGCGCGTCTACGGGACCGCCTGGGGCAACAAGAAGGACCTCAAGGCCTATCTGCACCGCCTGGAGGAGGCCGAGAAGCGTGATCACCGCAAGATTGGCAAAAAGCTGAACCTGTTCCATATGCAGGAAGAGGCCCCCGGCATGGTGTTCTGGCATCCCGACGGCTGGTCGGTTTACCAGGAGATCGAACAGTACATGCGGGACATGCTGCACAGGCATGGCTACCAGGAGATCAAGACGCCCCAAGTGGTTTCCCGTGCCCTGTGGGAGAAGTCCGGTCACTGGGACAAGTTCCACGACGACATGTTTACCACCGAGTCGGAGAAGCACGACTACGCCATCAAGCCAATGAACTGTCCGTGTCATATCCAGGTCTTCAATCAGGGTCTGAAAAGTTACAAGGATTTGCCGTTGCGGCTGGCGGAGTTTGGGTCGTGTCACCGGAACGAAGCGTCCGGCGCACTGCATGGTCTGATGCGGGTGCGTGGCTTTACCCAGGACGATGCGCATATTTTCTGTGAAGAAGATGCGATTCAGGAAGAGGTGTCCCGCTTCATTGATCTGCTGCACGATGTTTACAAGGATTTCGGCTTCGATCAGATCCTGTACAAGCTCTCGACCCGCCCGGAGAAGCGCGTTGGGTCCGACGAAGTATGGGACAAGTCCGAGGCTGCACTGGAAGAAGCCCTGAACCGGGAGGGTGTTGACTGGGAGCTACTGCCAGGTGAGGGTGCTTTCTATGGCCCGAAAATCGAATTTTCGCTGAAAGACTGCATCGGTCGGGTCTGGCAATGCGGTACCATTCAGGTAGATTTTTCAATGCCGGGCCGTCTCGGCGCACAGTATGTCGCCGATAATTCCGAGCGCAAAACACCAGTCATGCTGCATCGGGCGGTACTCGGCTCGTTTGAGCGTTTCATCGGTATTCTGATCGAAGAATACGAAGGCGCGTTCCCGACCTGGCTGGCGCCGACCCAGGTTGCCATACTCAATATCACCGATAATCAGCGTGAATATTGTCAGAATCTGGCGAAAAAGTTGGATTCTTTGGGCTATAGGGTTAATGCTGACTTGAGAAACGAGAAGATCGGCTTTAAAATCCGCGAGCATACTCTTAACAAGGTTCCCTATCTTGTCGTTGTCGGCGACAAAGAAATCGACAACAACGCCGTTGCGGTGAGAACCCGTAAAGGCGAAGATTTGGGGACACTATCGCTTGAAGCGTTTGAGCAGCTTTTACAGGAAGATGTTGAACGCAAGGGCAAAACAAAGACGGAGATCTAATTATTAAACAGCGAGCGAATCGGGGTGGGCGTACACCAAAGGCGCCGATCAATGAGAATATTGACGCAACCGAAGTCCGACTGATTGACGCAGAAGGCAATCAGGTCGGTGTAGTACCAATTGAGGATGCCTTAAAGCAAGCGGAAGAGGCATCGCTTGACCTGGTCCAGGTTACGGATTCCGATCCGATCGTCTGTAAGATAATGGACTACGGCAAGAAAATCTTCGACGAGAAGAAGGCCAAGGCGGCTGCCAAGAAGAAACAGAAGCAGACGCAGGTCAAAGAGCTTAAGTTCCGACCAGGAACTGAAGAAGGGGATTATCAGGTCAAACTACGCAACCTGGTACGTTTCCTTGAAAACGGGGACCGCGGCAAAATCACTATTCGCTTCCGTGGGCGTGAGATGGCACACCAGGAAATTGGTATGAAGCTCATGTCCCGCATCGAGACGGATATTGAGGAGCTTGCAACGGTTGAGATGCGGCCGAAAATGGAAGGCCGGCAGATGACCATGATTGTGGCGCCCCGAAAAAAGAAGTGAACCTGATCGGGTGATGATCCCCCGCGCTTGCGGGGGATTTGTCGTTCAGGGGCACATTTGTTGTTCTTAAAAATAGAATGCGGAGTTTTAAAAAATGCCTAAGATGAAAACCAAAAGCGGAGCCACGAAACGGTTCAAGAAAACCGCCACTGGCTTCAAGCACAAGCAGTCCTTCACCAGTCATATCTTGACCAAGAAGAGCCCCAAGCGTAAGCGTCAGCTCCGTGGTACCAAGCTGATTGCCAAGTCTGATGTGGCTTCCATCAAGCGTATGACCGCGGGCTAAACAGCACGCGAATCATTCCTGCAAAGGTTTATTAAGGTAGAAGGATTAAGATATGGCTCGTGTAAAACGTGGTGTGGTTGCACGCCGTCGTCACAAAAAGATTCTCAATCAGGCCAAAGGTTACTACGGTGCTCGTAGCCGTGTATTCCGTGTAGCCAAGCAAGCGGTTATCAAGGCCGGTCAGTATGCTTACCGTGACCGTCGTAACCGTAAGCGTGCTTTCCGCGCTCTGTGGATTGCTCGTATTAACGCTGGTGCCCGCGCTAACGGACTGTCCTACAGCCGTCTGATCGCTGGCCTGAAAAAGGCTAACGTTGAAATCGATCGCAAGGTTCTGGCCGATCTGGCCATGAACGAGCAGCAGGCGTTTGCCGCTGTTGTCGAGAAAGCCAAAGCGTCCCTGTGATCGCTTAAGCTCTTCATCGATTGCTGATCGATCCGGGCGTCTCATGTCATCATGAAGGCGCCTTCTGATAGGGGAAGGGCACGCTCTTCCCCTATTTTTGTTTTAAGAATTCGTATTAGTACTCCCATTTCTGGTTTGGAGCAGGGTCAATGGAAAACCTGGAGCAACTGGTTCAGGACGGTTTGGCTGCGGTGGAAAAAGCCGACAGCCTGCAGGCGCTTGATCAAATTCGTGTTGAGTACCTCGGCAAAAAGGGTGAGATTACCCAGCAGGCAAAGACACTGGGCAAGCTTTCCGCCGAAGAGCGTCCCGCTGCAGGCCAGAAAATTAATGAAGCCAAGGGTCAGGTAGAGCAGGCGATCAATGCCCGGCGCGCCGATCTTGAACGAGCGGCAATTGAGGAGAAACTCGCGAGTGAATCCATCGATGTCACGCTGCCAGGCCGCGGCCAGGACCTTGGCGGTCTGCACCCGGTGACCCGCACCCTCGAACGTATCGAACAGTTCTTT
This region includes:
- a CDS encoding TRAP transporter permease yields the protein MSNSDPRAGNDVDKQKVEEFLQTESGGRATTGTAAVILFVVPLLWSLFQLWIASPLPYIFEIGVFNSTESRSIHLAFAAFLAFAAFPMIRGKHANHVPIYDWILALAAAFAASYLYIFYDQLATRPGAPNTQDMVVALGGLVLLLEATRRSLGLPLTIVAGVFIIYSLAGPYMPDVISHKGASLSKLASHQWLGTEGVFGVALGVSTSFVFLFVLFGALLERAGAGNYFIKVAYALLGHMRGGPAKAAVVSSGLSGVISGSSIANVVTTGTFTIPLMKRVGFPATKAGAVEVAASTNGQLTPPIMGAAAFLMVEYVGISYLEVIKHAILPAMISYVALIYIVHLEACKLNMKGIERLDRPTLAQRMLNWVVILLGLSILTLVVYYGIGWMKDWLGGAAMWVLAPLLLAVYVGLVGYATRFPALEEDDPEKAMDELPPVGPTVKTGLYFLLPVVVLVWCLTVERFSPQLSAFWATVFMIFIVITQGPLKAFFHKRGNYGAQLKQGGIDLAHSLVTGARNMVGIGVATATAGIVVGTVTLTGIGLVMTQFVEFISGGNLLLMLIFTAIISLILGMGLPTTANYIVVSTLMAPVIVTLGAENGLLVPLIAVHLFVFYFGILADDTPPVGLAAYAAAAISGADPIRTGVQGFTYDIRTAILPFMFIFNTQLLLIGLTGWFDLLVTIFSAVTAMLVFSAATQGFWFTKTRWWETILLLLITFTLFRPGFWWDMVYPPTENRPGAEVLEYVDEVPAGEPIIVQASGMSIDGEEVSKYLRLPLPEAETPAQRLAEAGLEVSPQGEQMVVDFVSFGSIAEQAGISFGWSIDAVQVQKERPPKELMFIPALILLALLAFGQLRRRAREGAQPKSA
- the rpmI gene encoding 50S ribosomal protein L35, giving the protein MPKMKTKSGATKRFKKTATGFKHKQSFTSHILTKKSPKRKRQLRGTKLIAKSDVASIKRMTAG
- the rplT gene encoding 50S ribosomal protein L20 — translated: MARVKRGVVARRRHKKILNQAKGYYGARSRVFRVAKQAVIKAGQYAYRDRRNRKRAFRALWIARINAGARANGLSYSRLIAGLKKANVEIDRKVLADLAMNEQQAFAAVVEKAKASL
- a CDS encoding TAXI family TRAP transporter solute-binding subunit; this translates as MTLKLKVSALAAAAAVSFGAASTSVSAQEQRFVTIGTGGVTGVYYPAGGAICRLVNMDRKEHGIRCSVESTGGSVYNLNAIRQGELDLAVAQSDWQYHAYNGTSQFEDDGANKDLRAVFSLHPEPFTVVASKGSGITTFEDLEGKRVSVGNPGSGQRATAEVLMDEMGWTMDKFSLAAELKAAEQSQALCDGNIDAFFYTVGHPSGSIKEATTSCDSVLVNVENDATAKLISDNPYYREATIPGGMYRGSDEDVTTFGVAATFVSSTDVPDEVVYEVVKAVFENFDSFKRLHPAFANLQKEEMVSDALSAPLHPGAAKYYKEAGLID
- the thrS gene encoding threonine--tRNA ligase — its product is MPVVTLPDGSHRSFAEPVSVHDVAADIGAGLAKAALAGRVNGKLVDTSYRIEDDTDLAIITDRDEDGVDIIRHSTAHLLAMAVKELFPSAQVTIGPVVDNGFYYDFKFDRPFTNEDLERIEKRMEELSKQDIPVSRSVLSRDEAVKLFDEMGEEYKVRIIEDIPGNEDLSFYRQGDFIDLCRGPHVPSTGKLKAFKLTKVAGAYWRGDTSNEQLQRVYGTAWGNKKDLKAYLHRLEEAEKRDHRKIGKKLNLFHMQEEAPGMVFWHPDGWSVYQEIEQYMRDMLHRHGYQEIKTPQVVSRALWEKSGHWDKFHDDMFTTESEKHDYAIKPMNCPCHIQVFNQGLKSYKDLPLRLAEFGSCHRNEASGALHGLMRVRGFTQDDAHIFCEEDAIQEEVSRFIDLLHDVYKDFGFDQILYKLSTRPEKRVGSDEVWDKSEAALEEALNREGVDWELLPGEGAFYGPKIEFSLKDCIGRVWQCGTIQVDFSMPGRLGAQYVADNSERKTPVMLHRAVLGSFERFIGILIEEYEGAFPTWLAPTQVAILNITDNQREYCQNLAKKLDSLGYRVNADLRNEKIGFKIREHTLNKVPYLVVVGDKEIDNNAVAVRTRKGEDLGTLSLEAFEQLLQEDVERKGKTKTEI
- the infC gene encoding translation initiation factor IF-3, producing the protein MKQRANRGGRTPKAPINENIDATEVRLIDAEGNQVGVVPIEDALKQAEEASLDLVQVTDSDPIVCKIMDYGKKIFDEKKAKAAAKKKQKQTQVKELKFRPGTEEGDYQVKLRNLVRFLENGDRGKITIRFRGREMAHQEIGMKLMSRIETDIEELATVEMRPKMEGRQMTMIVAPRKKK
- a CDS encoding RND family transporter, with protein sequence MSNPKHDKGEHYLTTPKAEPFLERLIFNNRAVILIAFLLLTIFLGYNAARIQPDASFERMIPLEHPYIINMLDHRDDLQNLGNFVRIAVEVEEGDIFSAEYMETLKQITDEVFYLDGVDRSGLKSMWTSNVRWVEVTEQGFQGGTVIPDNYDGSETSLEQLRQNALRSNEVGRLIADNFKSTIVYAPLYEKNPETGQPLDYGEFSRQLEEKIRQKYEAQNPNVEIHIVGFAKKVGDLIEGIGSIAWFAGITIVLTTLLLFWYSRSITGTLVPVFTSIIAVFWQLGALRLLGYGLDPYSVLVPFLVFAIGISHGVQIVNAMAVEAAKGFDSVTAARLAFRALYIPGMLALISDAFGFLTLFFIEIDVIRDLAVAAGIGVAFVIITNLVLHVLIMSYVGISKGGVRHVQNHGEKQDRKWRVLSYFSHPGVAPISLLIAVIGLGLGLYYKQDLKVGDLDRGAPELRADSRYNKDNAFIIDNYSTSADVLVVMVKTPVEQCTQHDVLRAMDSLQWELQNTPGVQSSASLADVSKIVTKALNEGNWKWFEISRNQTIINASIRNAPSGLINTDCSLTPVLVFLEDHKAETLQTVVERVEEFASNNSNEDHTFLLAAGNAGVEAATNEVISSAKDKMLIMVYGVVSLLCLLTFRSVRAVLCIVVPLGLTSVLCEAIMAVSGIGIKVATLPVIALGVGIGVDYGIYIYSKLEKFLLEGKTLQDAYFETLRSTGKAVMFTGVTLGLGVVTWIFSPIKFQADMGFLLFFMFLWNMVGAIWLLPALARFLLRPDRMLAKARASK